A DNA window from Macadamia integrifolia cultivar HAES 741 chromosome 4, SCU_Mint_v3, whole genome shotgun sequence contains the following coding sequences:
- the LOC122076226 gene encoding CLAVATA3/ESR (CLE)-related protein 25-like, whose product MGRRGGSLRVFLRSLAFVSFIGFLLVEIQASEGSKTTTTTTVTSPAGNFKQLEVIGTDSQVVHPDLDINYMSKRRVPNGPDPIHNRRAGKSKQPPGRA is encoded by the exons ATGGGTCGTCGTGGTGGGTCGTTGAGGGTCTTCCTTAGGTCTCTTGCATTTGTTAGTTTTATTGGGTTTTTGTTGGTTGAGATCCAAGCAAGTGAAGGttccaaaacaacaacaacaacaactgtTACTTCTCCAGCAGGAAACTTCAAGCAATTGGAGGTGATAGGAACAGATAGCCAAGTTGTTCATCCAGATTTAGACATCAATTACATGAGCAAGAGAAGGGTTCCTAATGGCCCTGATCCCATTCACAACAG GAGAGCAGGGAAGTCTAAACAGCCACCAGGCCGAGCTTAG